The Sphingobium aromaticiconvertens genome has a segment encoding these proteins:
- a CDS encoding Hsp70 family protein: MIMQSRALGLDFGTTNSVAAIANDGESQLVDFVGGQASGAVFRSALCFWHGDDGKTIAHEAGPWAIAEYLEYPQDSRFIQSFKSVAASPIFESASIFDKRYRFEELGQRFLERMIGHARGGLDARPERIVVGRPVEYAGSRPDEALARQRYDAMFKGFGSEIHYVYEPLGAAFSYASRLTDPATLLVADFGGGTSDFSIVRVAAPGAARRCEPLGSAGIGIAGDRFDYRILDHLVLPMLGKGSSYKSFDKELEIPRSYFADFADWSRLALMRNRRTMEELARLQKSAIDGPAIGRMITVIEQELGYPLYDSVGQLKRALSDSENAHFHFSGGGLSIEADVTRADFERWIAPDIARIEATVDRALERAAVAPDAIDRIFLTGGSSLIPAIRRIFEARFGADRIATGGELTSIAHGLALIGQEANLSEWAA, translated from the coding sequence ATGATCATGCAGTCCCGCGCCCTGGGCCTCGACTTCGGCACGACCAATAGCGTTGCTGCCATCGCCAATGACGGTGAATCGCAACTGGTCGATTTCGTCGGCGGGCAGGCAAGCGGCGCGGTCTTCCGGTCGGCGCTGTGTTTCTGGCATGGCGACGATGGCAAGACGATCGCGCATGAGGCGGGGCCATGGGCGATCGCCGAATATCTGGAATATCCGCAGGACAGCCGCTTCATCCAGTCGTTCAAGTCGGTCGCCGCCAGCCCGATCTTCGAAAGCGCGAGCATTTTCGACAAACGCTATCGCTTCGAGGAACTGGGCCAGCGCTTTCTGGAGCGGATGATCGGCCATGCCAGGGGCGGGCTGGACGCGCGGCCAGAGCGGATCGTCGTGGGCCGCCCGGTCGAATATGCAGGCTCGCGCCCTGACGAGGCACTGGCGCGACAACGCTATGACGCCATGTTCAAGGGGTTCGGCAGCGAAATCCACTATGTCTATGAACCGCTGGGCGCAGCGTTCAGCTATGCCAGCCGCCTGACCGATCCCGCCACCCTATTGGTCGCGGACTTTGGCGGCGGCACCAGCGATTTTTCGATCGTGCGCGTGGCGGCGCCCGGCGCGGCGCGGCGTTGCGAGCCGCTGGGGTCGGCGGGCATCGGCATTGCGGGCGACCGTTTCGACTATCGCATCCTCGACCATCTGGTGCTGCCGATGCTGGGGAAGGGCAGTAGCTACAAATCGTTCGACAAAGAACTGGAAATTCCCCGCAGCTATTTCGCCGACTTCGCCGACTGGTCACGTCTGGCGCTGATGCGGAACCGGCGGACGATGGAGGAACTGGCGCGGCTTCAGAAAAGCGCGATTGACGGCCCCGCCATCGGCCGGATGATCACCGTGATCGAGCAGGAACTGGGCTATCCGCTCTATGATTCGGTCGGACAATTGAAGCGCGCCCTGTCCGACAGCGAAAACGCCCATTTCCACTTCAGCGGTGGCGGCCTGTCAATCGAAGCCGACGTCACCCGCGCCGATTTCGAACGCTGGATCGCCCCTGACATCGCCCGGATCGAGGCAACGGTGGACCGCGCATTGGAGAGGGCCGCCGTCGCCCCCGATGCCATCGACCGCATCTTCCTGACCGGCGGATCGTCGCTGATCCCAGCCATCCGCCGCATCTTCGAAGCGCGCTTTGGAGCAGACCGTATCGCCACCGGCGGGGAACTGACCTCCATCGCCCATGGTTTGGCGTTGATAGGGCAGGAGGCCAATCTGTCGGAATGGGCAGCTTGA
- the cobS gene encoding cobaltochelatase subunit CobS: MTDISNVQPDTRDETLLERPDREVNARDIFGIDVDMKIPAFSQADERVPDLDPAYVFDPDTTLAILAGFAFNRRVMVQGYHGTGKSTHIEQVAARLNWPCIRINLDAHISRIDLVGRDAIVLKDGQQVTEFKEGLLPWSLQRPVALVFDEYDAGRPDVMFVIQRVLETDGKMTLLDQNRVIRPNPHFRLFATANTVGLGDTTGLYHGTQQINQGQMDRWNLVVTLNYLPAATEAQIVLAKSGEYDHEGGRKEVENMIKVAELTRQGFVNGDISTVMSPRTVISWAQNALIFKNVGFAFRLSFLNKCDEAERALVAEYYQRVFGMDLPESVVGKAG, encoded by the coding sequence ATGACCGACATTTCCAACGTCCAGCCCGATACGCGCGACGAAACGCTGCTGGAGCGGCCCGACCGCGAGGTTAATGCGCGCGATATTTTCGGCATCGACGTGGACATGAAGATCCCCGCCTTTTCGCAGGCCGACGAACGCGTCCCCGACCTTGATCCCGCCTATGTGTTCGACCCGGACACGACATTGGCGATTCTGGCGGGCTTTGCCTTCAACCGCCGCGTGATGGTTCAGGGCTATCACGGCACCGGCAAGTCGACCCATATCGAACAGGTGGCCGCCCGCCTGAACTGGCCGTGCATCCGCATCAATCTGGACGCGCATATCAGTCGTATCGACCTGGTGGGTCGCGACGCCATCGTGCTGAAGGACGGGCAGCAGGTCACGGAATTTAAGGAAGGCCTGCTCCCGTGGTCGCTCCAGCGTCCGGTCGCCTTGGTGTTCGACGAATATGATGCGGGTCGCCCCGACGTCATGTTCGTGATCCAGCGCGTGCTGGAGACGGACGGCAAGATGACCCTGCTCGACCAGAACCGCGTTATCCGTCCCAACCCGCATTTCCGCCTGTTCGCGACCGCCAACACGGTCGGCCTTGGCGACACGACCGGCCTCTATCACGGCACGCAGCAGATTAATCAGGGCCAGATGGACCGCTGGAATCTGGTCGTCACCCTGAACTATCTGCCCGCCGCGACGGAGGCCCAGATCGTCCTCGCCAAGTCCGGCGAATACGACCATGAGGGCGGCCGCAAGGAAGTGGAGAATATGATCAAGGTGGCGGAGTTGACCCGTCAGGGCTTCGTCAACGGCGACATCTCGACCGTCATGTCCCCCCGCACAGTCATAAGCTGGGCGCAGAACGCGCTGATCTTCAAGAATGTCGGCTTCGCTTTCCGCCTGTCCTTCCTCAACAAATGCGATGAGGCGGAACGCGCGCTGGTCGCCGAATATTATCAGCGCGTCTTCGGCATGGATCTGCCCGAAAGCGTGGTGGGGAAGGCGGGCTGA
- a CDS encoding pirin family protein: MTLDDLIIQTIAPTTHNLGDFKVHRALPAKGRTMVGPFIFFDQAGPARIAPGQGVDVRPHPHINLATVTYMYEGSFLHRDSLGTEQLIEPGAVNLMTAGKGIVHSERSPDEERVKLSKLSAIQTWLALPERDEEMDPAFEHVSEGGLPIIDCGHARARVIMGTLWGETAPVTTYANTIYADILLMPGGSAPIDAGAEERAIYVSGGDAALDGVALAPQTLYVLRPGVSATLFSVDGGRVMLCGGEAFSSPRHVWWNFVSSSTDRLMQAREDWEAMRFPLIPGDDQEFIPIPQGRPKTVSYP; the protein is encoded by the coding sequence ATGACGTTAGACGACCTGATCATCCAGACGATTGCGCCCACCACCCACAATCTGGGTGATTTCAAAGTACATCGCGCGTTGCCCGCCAAGGGGCGGACGATGGTGGGACCGTTCATCTTCTTCGATCAGGCCGGGCCTGCGCGGATTGCGCCGGGACAGGGGGTCGACGTGCGGCCGCATCCGCACATCAACCTGGCGACCGTCACCTATATGTATGAGGGGTCATTCCTGCACCGCGATTCACTGGGGACCGAGCAGTTGATCGAGCCGGGCGCGGTCAATCTGATGACGGCGGGCAAGGGCATCGTCCATTCAGAACGGTCGCCGGACGAGGAGCGCGTGAAACTGTCGAAGCTATCGGCGATCCAGACCTGGCTGGCGCTGCCCGAGCGTGATGAGGAAATGGACCCTGCCTTTGAACATGTGAGCGAGGGTGGCCTGCCGATCATCGACTGCGGCCATGCCCGCGCGCGGGTGATCATGGGCACGCTATGGGGCGAAACGGCGCCCGTCACCACCTACGCCAACACCATCTACGCTGACATATTGCTGATGCCCGGTGGCAGCGCGCCGATCGACGCGGGCGCGGAAGAGCGGGCCATCTATGTGTCTGGCGGGGACGCGGCGCTCGACGGCGTCGCGCTGGCGCCGCAGACGCTCTACGTGCTGCGGCCCGGCGTTTCCGCGACGCTGTTCAGCGTTGATGGCGGGCGCGTGATGCTGTGTGGAGGAGAGGCCTTTTCCTCGCCCCGCCATGTCTGGTGGAATTTCGTATCGTCCAGCACTGACCGGCTGATGCAGGCGCGTGAGGATTGGGAGGCGATGCGCTTTCCCCTGATCCCCGGCGACGATCAGGAGTTTATCCCGATCCCGCAGGGACGGCCCAAGACGGTCAGCTATCCGTGA
- a CDS encoding NUDIX hydrolase, translated as MTGRPTRPSARLLLCDPDGRLLLFRFTPPDRAPFWCTPGGALDPGEDFPDAARRELLEEVGLIAEPGPVVAVRHATFVSLEGVEVDAEEQYFLVHAPDDRVDPSRHTALERRVMQSWRWWTPETLAACTEAYFPVDLIPLWTGLVGAQPLETLS; from the coding sequence GTGACCGGTCGGCCCACGCGTCCATCGGCCCGGCTGTTGCTGTGCGATCCGGACGGGCGCCTGTTGCTCTTTCGGTTTACGCCGCCTGATCGCGCGCCCTTCTGGTGTACGCCGGGCGGAGCGCTCGATCCGGGGGAGGATTTTCCCGATGCGGCCCGCCGCGAATTGCTGGAGGAGGTCGGGCTGATCGCTGAGCCGGGGCCGGTGGTCGCCGTTCGCCACGCTACTTTTGTCAGCCTGGAGGGTGTGGAGGTGGATGCGGAGGAGCAATATTTCCTCGTCCACGCGCCCGACGACCGGGTCGATCCCTCGCGCCACACCGCACTGGAAAGACGCGTGATGCAAAGCTGGCGCTGGTGGACGCCCGAGACTCTGGCCGCCTGTACCGAAGCCTATTTTCCCGTCGACCTCATTCCGCTCTGGACCGGGTTGGTTGGAGCGCAACCGCTGGAGACGCTTTCATGA
- a CDS encoding BolA family protein produces MTQMLKGPVATEIEARLRAALNPQQLDVIDDSEKHRGHAGHDGSGESHFTVEIVADRFVGESRVGRQRLVNAALAELLRDKVHALAIKARAPGE; encoded by the coding sequence ATGACCCAGATGCTCAAAGGCCCGGTGGCCACAGAAATCGAGGCGCGGCTGCGCGCTGCCCTGAACCCGCAACAACTCGACGTGATCGACGACAGCGAAAAGCATCGCGGCCATGCCGGGCATGACGGATCGGGCGAAAGCCATTTCACCGTCGAGATCGTGGCGGACCGTTTCGTGGGAGAGAGTCGCGTCGGCCGTCAGCGGCTGGTCAACGCCGCGCTCGCCGAACTGCTGCGCGACAAGGTGCACGCGCTGGCGATCAAGGCGCGGGCGCCGGGGGAGTGA
- a CDS encoding J domain-containing protein, protein MATDPFSNRRFNRFHGRVESDRPCAAPGCEESGEFRAPPPEGQGGGHEGPRWRWLCLDHVRAFNQGYNFFSGMTPDEIEAAQRPFAGWERETRAFSTNGTTPPPKWADFSDPLDAISAKFRERMDRAARAQKMRDDGRMLSADDRKALDVMGLAVDADRKALRQRYTELVRRYHPDHNGGDRSHEGALQGVIEAYGHLRKAAAFA, encoded by the coding sequence TTGGCTACCGATCCCTTCTCGAACCGCCGTTTCAACCGCTTCCATGGCCGCGTGGAAAGTGATCGCCCCTGCGCAGCCCCCGGCTGCGAGGAATCGGGCGAATTTCGTGCGCCGCCGCCGGAAGGACAGGGCGGCGGGCATGAGGGGCCGCGCTGGCGCTGGCTGTGTCTCGACCATGTGCGCGCCTTCAATCAGGGCTATAATTTCTTCAGCGGCATGACCCCTGACGAGATCGAGGCGGCGCAACGCCCCTTTGCGGGATGGGAGCGGGAGACGCGGGCCTTTTCTACCAACGGCACCACCCCGCCGCCCAAATGGGCCGACTTCTCCGATCCTCTGGACGCCATCAGCGCAAAGTTTCGCGAACGGATGGACCGCGCCGCGCGCGCGCAGAAAATGCGGGATGATGGCCGGATGCTCTCCGCCGATGATCGCAAGGCGCTCGACGTCATGGGCCTTGCTGTCGACGCCGACCGAAAGGCGCTGCGCCAGCGCTACACCGAACTGGTGCGCCGCTATCACCCCGATCATAATGGCGGTGACCGCAGCCATGAAGGGGCGCTTCAGGGCGTGATCGAAGCCTATGGACATCTGCGCAAGGCCGCAGCCTTCGCCTGA